A segment of the Peptostreptococcaceae bacterium genome:
CTTTCTACTTTCTACTTTCTACTTTCTACTTTCTACTTTCTACTTTCTACTTTCTACTTTCTACTTTCTACTTTCTACTTTCTACTTTCTACTTTCCACTTTCTACTTTCTACTTTCTACTTTCTACTTTCTACTTTCTACTTTCTACTTTCTACTTTCTACTTTCTACTTTCTACTTTCTACTTTCCCCCTCTCTTCCACATAATAAGTGCATCCTCTTTGTTGTCCTGATAGTAGCCGGGTCTTATTCCTTCCACAACAAATTCCATCTTTTCGTACAAACTTATTGCAGCGGCATTTCCCTTTCTCACTTCAAGAGTCATGCTAATCGCTCCGCTTTTAGACGCCTCATCAATAAGAAACTGCGCGAGCCTCTCCCCGACACCATTTCCCCTTAACGATTCCTTAACCGCAACATTTGTTATATGAGCCTCGTCAAGAATGAGCCACATTCCCCCATAGCCAATGATTTCACCTTCAGTTTCAGCCACTATATATACAGAAATAGCGTTCCTTAAAACCTCAGACTCAAACGCTTCCCGGGGCCACGGCACCGAAAAAGATTCATGCTCTATAACAAGTATATCGTCAATATCCTCAATTGCCATTTCACGAATTTTAATCTCCATATTCCCTCATTTCTTCTTCATTCGTTCCTCGTACTGCCTCTCGGCCTCAGCCTTCCTCAAATAAACCGGCATAAGTGTGAACGCATTCTCCAAATCTTTTTCATCTATCTTTTTTATTGCCATGCCTGCAACAGCTGCCGCCCTTGGAAAGTTGGCCTGTGGCATAGCCAATATACCGTTTTCTCCTAAAACTTCTTTCATCTGCTCCTTGAACTTGTAAGCGTCTTCCCCTAAAAATAAGATGGGGCAATTCCGGTTCTTTAGAACAAAAAGTAATTCCTTGAAATTATAGACATCTTCATTCAGCACTTCTACAAGCTCTGCTGCCTCCCAACGGAATACCCCGCTGTACACCTGGTTTCTTCTGGCATCTATTATCGGGCAAACAAGCATGTCCGAATATATCCCGTTGTATGCAAGCGCCCTAAGGCTTGACACTGCCGCTATAGGTATGTCTAGCGCCAGCGCCAATCCCTTGGCAGTTGATACGCCAATTCTTATACCCGTGAACGAACCCGGCCCTACTCCAACAGCCAACGCATCTATATCCTTGATTGATATCTCGGTCTTTTCAAGCAACTCGTCAATCATGGGCATCAGCTTTTCGCTATGGTTGAGCTTGGTGCTTACCGTCATCTCTCCGATTATCCTCTTGTCCTTCATGACGGCAACCGATGCCGCTCTGCCCGATGTTTCAAAAGCCAATATGTTCATGCAAACAACCCCTTTAATATCTCTTCGTGGCGCTTTCCCGATGCCGAAAATGAGAATCTCCTGCTGTTTTCATCAAGCCTTGTAATCTCAATCCATAGATGACCGTCCGGAATGAGTTCCCTTACCCGGTCGGCCCATTCCACAAGACATATCCCGTCACCGAAAAAGTATTCCTCGTATCCTATGTCGCACATTTCCTCTATGTCCATAATCCTATACACATCGAAATGGTAGACCTTCGGGGGTCCGTCATATTCATTGATTATTGTATAGGTAGGACTGGTAACATCGTCAGTTACGCCCATTCCAAGCGCCATTGACTTTGTAAAAAAAGTCTTCCCCGCTCCAAGGTCTCCGTTCATGCAGACCATGTCGCCCGGCTCAAGCAATGCACCGAGGCGCTTGCCCAGCTCTTCGGTTTCTTCCAAATTATTCGATACAAACATCTCCAAAATGTCACCCCGTTAATTAAGTGGAAAGTAGTAAGTAGGAAGTAGGAAGTAGGAAGTAGGAAGAAAAAGATTTAAAAACAAAGTACAGGGATACAAAACCCGGTAAGCACCACAAAATTTTTAAGCATCTTTACTTTTCCTTCTTTCGTTCTTCCTGTCCAACTGTCAACTTTCCAACTGTCTTCTTGTGTTATTTTTTCTCTTGCTATTCCATCTTTCGTTCTTCCTGACCAACTGACCAACCGTCTTCTTTTATTACATAATGGACACAAAAATGTCTGTCCCTTTTTAGTCCTTTTTATCTTTTTCTTTTGCTGCCTGCTGCCTGCTGCCCGCTATCTCTTATAAACTATTTCGCCGTCTATCATTGTCCAAAGCACCTCGCTATGGGCATCGAATGGATCCCTGTCCCAAAGCACGAGGTCGGCATCCTTGCCCTCCTCTATGCTTCCAATCCTGTCTCCAACTCCGATTATCTCCGCCGCGTTTATGGTAATGGCCTTCATAGCCTCTTTCCTGTCCATGCCCGCCTTTACGGCAAGGGAAGCGCATAGGGGAAGATATTGTATCGGGATTACCGGATGATCGGTCATTATGGCTATCTTTATCCCCGCATTGGAAAGAATTCCGG
Coding sequences within it:
- the rimI gene encoding ribosomal protein S18-alanine N-acetyltransferase, with amino-acid sequence MEIKIREMAIEDIDDILVIEHESFSVPWPREAFESEVLRNAISVYIVAETEGEIIGYGGMWLILDEAHITNVAVKESLRGNGVGERLAQFLIDEASKSGAISMTLEVRKGNAAAISLYEKMEFVVEGIRPGYYQDNKEDALIMWKRGGK
- the tsaB gene encoding tRNA (adenosine(37)-N6)-threonylcarbamoyltransferase complex dimerization subunit type 1 TsaB, which encodes MNILAFETSGRAASVAVMKDKRIIGEMTVSTKLNHSEKLMPMIDELLEKTEISIKDIDALAVGVGPGSFTGIRIGVSTAKGLALALDIPIAAVSSLRALAYNGIYSDMLVCPIIDARRNQVYSGVFRWEAAELVEVLNEDVYNFKELLFVLKNRNCPILFLGEDAYKFKEQMKEVLGENGILAMPQANFPRAAAVAGMAIKKIDEKDLENAFTLMPVYLRKAEAERQYEERMKKK
- the tsaE gene encoding tRNA (adenosine(37)-N6)-threonylcarbamoyltransferase complex ATPase subunit type 1 TsaE, which codes for MFVSNNLEETEELGKRLGALLEPGDMVCMNGDLGAGKTFFTKSMALGMGVTDDVTSPTYTIINEYDGPPKVYHFDVYRIMDIEEMCDIGYEEYFFGDGICLVEWADRVRELIPDGHLWIEITRLDENSRRFSFSASGKRHEEILKGLFA